A genome region from candidate division WOR-3 bacterium includes the following:
- a CDS encoding PorV/PorQ family protein: MEILFLFYVFQVLNIPPDARGSAMNFFLSSSEGVEGIYWNPANLSKINNPEIIMSHREWLKNVKYDYFGVSFYKEKVGKLGLSIAVFYSDSFYTNSSVSYSKRYKDLFWGINLKGIYARKFKGSDFSFAGDIGLSYIYKPFNFSLVLKNLGTSLKFENKLERFPVKIEGGIGFLENSKKFKFEIGSSYNFTFKGFKVGFGGEYPLWDFLSLRMGYSKVFSDTFEEKGITFGAGVKFLGFNFDYAFIPDGILGEVHVFTLKYNFEIIQRLTSEMLKTLSKIKYIFEIIEKEKVGDEEMIIKTREELKRKERMVAENYVISGKEKMEKGKLEEAKRDFDIALIWDPDNEEAKKLYILVESRIITRKITEGFLNVRKHIKKGEYSEALYYINEILKIDPENPDAKALADSVESLIKEKSKFKMKENTDYFNLGIELFKRGDYVKARNYFLKILEIEPENKEVKGYYNECENKIEKIYDIYLKRALNLYKEKKYFEARDILEKARNYKNTEEINKLLKEINDELKEMAEKNYDNGVLFFNKGKIEDAYFYFIKAKIYEPENTKINSYIETIEKDYKDKIDEDVIYLKGIEAYVENDFRAALNFWLKVKEINPNYPNIDKNIQRAKSKIEELEKG, encoded by the coding sequence ATGGAAATTTTATTTTTATTTTATGTGTTTCAGGTATTGAATATTCCCCCTGATGCACGGGGCTCTGCTATGAATTTCTTTCTTTCCTCCTCTGAAGGTGTTGAGGGAATATACTGGAATCCTGCAAACTTATCAAAAATTAATAACCCCGAGATTATTATGAGCCACAGAGAATGGTTAAAAAATGTAAAATACGATTATTTTGGAGTTTCCTTTTATAAAGAGAAAGTTGGAAAACTCGGTCTTTCAATAGCAGTTTTTTATTCTGACTCCTTTTATACAAATTCTTCAGTTTCCTATTCGAAAAGATATAAAGATTTATTCTGGGGAATAAATTTAAAAGGTATATATGCAAGAAAATTTAAAGGCTCTGATTTTTCTTTTGCAGGTGATATTGGATTAAGTTATATCTATAAACCCTTTAATTTCTCCCTTGTTTTAAAAAATCTCGGCACATCTTTAAAATTTGAAAATAAATTAGAGCGCTTTCCTGTTAAGATAGAAGGGGGTATAGGTTTTTTAGAAAATTCAAAAAAATTTAAGTTTGAAATAGGAAGTTCTTACAATTTTACTTTTAAAGGGTTTAAAGTTGGATTCGGAGGAGAATATCCATTATGGGATTTTTTATCTTTAAGAATGGGTTATTCAAAAGTTTTTTCTGATACTTTTGAGGAAAAAGGAATAACATTTGGAGCAGGAGTTAAATTTCTGGGATTTAATTTTGATTATGCTTTTATACCAGATGGAATACTGGGAGAGGTTCATGTATTTACACTTAAATATAATTTTGAAATAATTCAGAGATTGACCTCAGAAATGCTAAAAACACTATCAAAAATTAAATACATTTTTGAGATAATTGAAAAAGAGAAGGTGGGAGATGAAGAAATGATTATAAAAACAAGAGAAGAACTCAAGAGAAAGGAAAGGATGGTGGCTGAAAATTATGTTATATCAGGTAAGGAGAAGATGGAAAAAGGAAAGCTTGAAGAGGCAAAGAGAGATTTTGATATTGCCCTCATCTGGGATCCTGACAACGAGGAAGCAAAGAAGCTCTATATACTTGTTGAATCAAGGATAATCACAAGGAAAATTACTGAAGGTTTTTTGAATGTAAGGAAACATATAAAAAAGGGGGAGTATTCTGAGGCACTTTATTATATCAATGAAATTTTAAAAATAGACCCTGAAAATCCTGATGCAAAGGCACTTGCTGATTCTGTTGAATCATTAATAAAGGAAAAATCAAAGTTTAAAATGAAAGAAAACACAGATTATTTTAATTTAGGCATTGAATTATTTAAGAGGGGTGATTATGTTAAGGCAAGAAATTATTTTTTAAAGATTCTTGAAATTGAACCTGAAAATAAAGAGGTTAAAGGATATTATAATGAATGTGAGAATAAAATAGAGAAAATTTATGATATTTATTTAAAAAGGGCTTTAAATCTTTACAAGGAAAAGAAATACTTTGAGGCGCGAGATATTTTAGAAAAAGCAAGAAATTATAAAAATACAGAAGAAATTAATAAATTACTTAAAGAGATTAATGATGAACTTAAAGAAATGGCTGAAAAGAATTATGATAATGGAGTTTTATTTTTTAACAAAGGGAAAATAGAAGATGCATATTTTTATTTTATAAAAGCAAAGATTTATGAACCAGAAAATACTAAAATTAACTCTTACATTGAAACTATTGAAAAAGATTATAAAGATAAAATTGATGAAGATGTTATATACTTAAAAGGTATAGAGGCTTATGTGGAGAACGATTTTAGAGCTGCTTTAAATTTTTGGTTAAAGGTTAAAGAAATAAATCCCAATTATCCTAATATAGACAAAAATATTCAGAGAGCAAAATCGAAAATTGAAGAGCTTGAAAAAGGTTAA
- a CDS encoding adenylate/guanylate cyclase domain-containing protein — MKSLKKVKVLKFPIRYKVLLILLFLLGLTSFLFYKFIGDFTVNSLKDEIDKRMSSLIQNLASTCEEPLFEGDDLFLFKLMKEIKEEEGLEYAMVIDRNGIIFAHSDLKYFGKKYEEKDFKNPKIFTKEKEIYLAGKKYIGKVLIGISGEIIKEKIKKLEKIILLITLLIFILGFFLTIFITKFITDPIKLLEKGTKEIAKGNYDYRILKYPKDEIGDLAIAFNEMAKSLKEKEMIKDAFRRYVSRQVAEEIFKNPERYIQSLKGERRKIAVIFADIRGFTSLAERLPPERVVQILNNYLTKMTDVVFKYEGTVDKFIGDCIMSVFGAPISHDDDVYRAVKASWEMQKYIEMENENKKEEEKLKVGIGISYGEAVVGNIGSKERLEYTVIGDSVNLAARLESIAKGGEILISSDVYENVKDKVLAEKLPPVKIKGKRKEVLIYRIKDVLF; from the coding sequence TTGAAGAGCTTGAAAAAGGTTAAGGTATTAAAATTTCCAATAAGATATAAGGTTCTTTTAATACTTTTATTTTTGTTAGGGCTCACTTCTTTTCTTTTTTATAAATTCATAGGAGATTTTACAGTTAATTCATTAAAGGACGAGATAGATAAGAGGATGAGTTCTCTTATTCAGAATCTTGCATCCACATGTGAGGAACCTTTATTTGAAGGAGATGACCTTTTTCTTTTTAAGTTAATGAAGGAGATAAAGGAGGAAGAAGGTCTTGAATATGCTATGGTTATTGATAGGAACGGAATAATATTTGCTCATAGTGATTTAAAATATTTTGGAAAAAAGTATGAAGAAAAAGATTTTAAAAATCCAAAAATTTTTACAAAGGAAAAGGAAATATATCTTGCAGGTAAAAAATATATAGGTAAAGTGTTAATAGGAATTTCAGGAGAGATTATAAAAGAGAAAATAAAAAAACTTGAAAAGATAATTCTATTAATAACCCTTTTAATTTTTATCTTAGGATTTTTTTTAACAATTTTTATAACAAAATTTATAACAGATCCAATTAAATTACTTGAAAAAGGAACTAAGGAAATAGCGAAGGGAAATTATGATTATAGAATTCTTAAATATCCAAAGGATGAAATAGGTGACCTTGCAATTGCCTTTAATGAAATGGCAAAAAGTTTAAAAGAAAAGGAGATGATAAAAGATGCATTTAGAAGGTATGTATCCCGTCAGGTAGCAGAAGAGATATTTAAGAATCCTGAAAGGTATATTCAGAGTTTAAAAGGAGAGAGGAGGAAAATTGCAGTTATTTTTGCAGATATAAGGGGTTTTACCTCCCTTGCTGAGAGATTACCCCCTGAAAGGGTTGTTCAGATACTTAACAATTATTTAACAAAAATGACAGATGTAGTTTTTAAATATGAAGGGACAGTAGATAAATTTATAGGAGATTGTATAATGAGTGTTTTTGGAGCTCCTATTTCTCATGATGATGATGTTTATAGAGCAGTTAAGGCTAGCTGGGAAATGCAGAAATATATAGAAATGGAAAATGAGAATAAAAAAGAAGAAGAGAAATTAAAAGTGGGTATAGGAATAAGTTATGGTGAGGCTGTTGTGGGAAATATTGGTTCAAAGGAAAGGCTTGAGTATACGGTTATAGGAGATTCAGTAAATTTAGCTGCAAGACTTGAATCTATTGCAAAGGGAGGGGAAATACTTATTTCTTCAGATGTTTATGAGAATGTGAAGGATAAAGTTCTGGCAGAAAAGTTACCTCCTGTAAAGATTAAAGGAAAAAGAAAAGAAGTTTTAATTTATAGGATAAAGGATGTTTTGTTTTAA